GAGAAGCGATCAGGCGCCTCTGCGTTAAAGCGCTTGATAACGGCGACCGCTTCGCTGCCGACTTTCATGGTGATGTTGACGATACGTTCGATGCCACACACGTCCATAACCTTTAAGACCGCAGCCGGATCCTGTGCATCGAGATGATTGTGGTAATCGATTGCCGGAAACTTTGCTTGCTGTATCTCGTTGACAGGCGTAACGAGCATGGATCGCGGTTGAAACTCACCGAGAGGCAGGTTGACCTCTGCCTTGGCGCTCACCATGGCGATGAACTTGTCTTGAGATTCCGCGTGTTTACTCATCTTCCGTTGTCCCTTGTTCGCCCAACCGGCTGAACATCGTGCGCAGATCCTTATATCCTTTCACCGCGACAATTGCGGTGATAACCGAAAACGAACCTCCCGCTATTACCAGCCAAATGGTCCAAAAAGCCAGCCAAGCGTTCATTCGGCCTCCATGAATGCGGGTTGGACCTGGCTTGCCGCCACGCGAGTGCCTTTACTGACCAGCGAACCAAAGATGAGGCCCAGTGCGGCCAGACCAAATGCGCAAAAGCCTGTGACATTCTCGCTCCAATGTAGAAAGAAGAAGGGAATGATGGCGCCGGCAGCTCCCATCAGCATGGCCAGATACCCGCCTGTCGTGCTCGCGCGTTTCCAGTACAGCCCGCCAACCACGCAGATGAACGTACCCGCGAGATAGATAGTCCCTGTGATGTTCAGGTAAAGGTAAACCGCCCCTGGTGGCGTGTAATACAAGCCCCAGAACATCAAAAACACTCCGACGAACAGATTAGCGAGACGGTTAACGAAGATCTGGCTGCGCGAGCTGAGAGGTGGTCTGCCCATTTTTTCGCGAATGGGCAGGATGATGTCCTGCGAAATCACGGCACTCCAACCAAGCAGGTAGGAGCTGTTCACTGACATCGTCGCGGCCAGCATGCCCGCAACCACAATCCCCTTAATGCCCGGACCAAGAATGTTCGCCAGCATAGCGGGCATGGCGTCAATGGGCGCAAGTGTTTGCCCATTCACTACAGGGAGGGGAACACCATTGCTGAGGGCGCCAACGCCGAACAGTGTAAGGGCCGCGGCTCCCCACAGCATGGGAAGGATCCCTCTGCCCAGATAAATAAAGCCGGTCCAGGTCATCACGCGCTTGGAAGTGTCAGGGCTCTTTGTGGAGAACATTCGCATGGCGGTGGTCTGCCAACAGGTGTGAATTGAGAACCAGAGCAGAACTTGCCATATCAGGAAGGTGAAGCCGAATTTTGGGTTTTGAACGGGGTTGAAACCTGCGCTTCCCATTGTCGATGAGACTTTTACGACAATGTTGTGCCAACCGGCGTGATAAACGGCATATACCGATATCAGAATCGTGGCCACCGACAGCAGCACGTATTGGATGAAATCGGTAATGACCACTGCCACCATGCCACCGACGACCGTGTACAAAAGTTCCAACAGGAGGATGGCAGTCATCACGCCAACCAGATACCTGACGTCGATGCCGCTGACAATGGTCAGAAATTCGCCTTCAATCTTGAGAAAGACGCCCATGTTCAGGATGCCGCCGACAGCGACCAGAACACCTGCCAGCAACCGCAGTCCGCGGCTGTACTTGCGTTCAAAGTACTCAGGCACGGTCATCAGCTTCAACTGGCGAAAACGGGCGATGACCAGGCCGGTTCGTCCCACGATGATCATTACGATCCCGGAGATCAGCGCGGCAGCAAAGGCAGCAAAACCGTACTTGTAACCAAGCTCGCCGTTGTACATGAACGTGATCGTGCCAATCTCGGTGGCCGCCAGGGTGGCGATACCCGCATATGTGCCTAGTTCCCGTCCCGCGACGAGGTAGTGTGCGACATTGCCGATGTATTTTTTCCCCAAGAGTCCGACGAAAACGGACACTATGAGATAGCCGACGACGATGCACCAGTCAATGGCGGCGAAGTGCATTTAGAACTCCTGCCCCTGAGAATTTAGAACGACTTTCGTGGTGTCACTCGCCTCACCTCGCTCTTGGAGAAAATTCGCGAGCTGAGACTGAGTTGGCTGTCCAGTCGTGCCTCCAACCTGGAGCGTGGACATGGCGCCGCAGGCGTTTCCGGTCTGCAAACAGAGGGAAAGATCTCCGCCCCTCATATAAGCATCGATGAATCCGGCGGCGAAGCTATCGCCCGCTCCAGTTGTGTCAATCGCCTGTACTGGGAATCCCGGTTCGAATGCGATCTTTCCGTGCTGAATTGCCATGGCCCCAAGCGAGCCGCGTTTGATGACGACGCATGGAGCGTTGGCACCTAGCCAGCCGAGCGCTTTTTCAACGTCCGCTTCCCTGCTCAACTGCTGTGCCTCGGTTTCGTTCACGAACAGGATGTCAGTCTGCGAAACTACGTCCCAAATGTCCGGCCGCCAGGACTGTGAGGGGTCAGAGTTCGGATCAAACGAAGTCGTGAGCCCCATCTTGCGTGCCTCGCGAAAAATAGTTGGGAACGAAGGGCGAAGCGCATGCTGAAGAAACAGTGAAGTCATGTGCAAGTGACGATGGCCCTTCAATATGCCGAGGGGAACCTCCTCCAGTTTTAATTCGGCAATCGCACCCAGGTAAGTGACGAGAGCTCGATCCTGGTTTGTACTGAGGGAGATGGTTACCCCAGTCATGCTCGCTCGATTCACTTGAACGTAGTCGACCGAGATGCTCAGGTCTTCGAGCGCCTGCTTGCAGTAGCGACCAAAATCATCGGCACCTACCTTGCTGATGAATGTAACCGGGTGTCCCAATCGCCGAATCCCGCTGGCGAAG
This Edaphobacter bradus DNA region includes the following protein-coding sequences:
- a CDS encoding sodium:solute symporter family protein yields the protein MHFAAIDWCIVVGYLIVSVFVGLLGKKYIGNVAHYLVAGRELGTYAGIATLAATEIGTITFMYNGELGYKYGFAAFAAALISGIVMIIVGRTGLVIARFRQLKLMTVPEYFERKYSRGLRLLAGVLVAVGGILNMGVFLKIEGEFLTIVSGIDVRYLVGVMTAILLLELLYTVVGGMVAVVITDFIQYVLLSVATILISVYAVYHAGWHNIVVKVSSTMGSAGFNPVQNPKFGFTFLIWQVLLWFSIHTCWQTTAMRMFSTKSPDTSKRVMTWTGFIYLGRGILPMLWGAAALTLFGVGALSNGVPLPVVNGQTLAPIDAMPAMLANILGPGIKGIVVAGMLAATMSVNSSYLLGWSAVISQDIILPIREKMGRPPLSSRSQIFVNRLANLFVGVFLMFWGLYYTPPGAVYLYLNITGTIYLAGTFICVVGGLYWKRASTTGGYLAMLMGAAGAIIPFFFLHWSENVTGFCAFGLAALGLIFGSLVSKGTRVAASQVQPAFMEAE
- a CDS encoding carbohydrate kinase family protein encodes the protein MIDAVSINRDLQKIGMKPYERERMVSRNGGVVVIGELNVDLVASGLETVPILGHEILAQGFQITLGSASAIFASGIRRLGHPVTFISKVGADDFGRYCKQALEDLSISVDYVQVNRASMTGVTISLSTNQDRALVTYLGAIAELKLEEVPLGILKGHRHLHMTSLFLQHALRPSFPTIFREARKMGLTTSFDPNSDPSQSWRPDIWDVVSQTDILFVNETEAQQLSREADVEKALGWLGANAPCVVIKRGSLGAMAIQHGKIAFEPGFPVQAIDTTGAGDSFAAGFIDAYMRGGDLSLCLQTGNACGAMSTLQVGGTTGQPTQSQLANFLQERGEASDTTKVVLNSQGQEF